A stretch of the Muntiacus reevesi chromosome 8, mMunRee1.1, whole genome shotgun sequence genome encodes the following:
- the SH3BP5 gene encoding SH3 domain-binding protein 5 isoform X2 — MLNHATQRVMEAEQTKTRSELVHKETAARYNAAMGRMRQLEKKLKRAINKSKPYFELKAKYYLQLEQLKKTVDELQAKLALAKGEYKTALRNLETISDEIHERRRSGAMGPRGRGVGAEGGAVPAEGLAERKPEADAVSVASEAFEDDNCSAFVSEDDSETQSLSSFSSGPTSPSETPEQFPAAVRPASLDLPSPVSLSEFGVLFPGLGPRSECSGASSPECEVERGDRAEGAENKTGDKVGGHRGLGSSSGDGSRSPPKPAGQALEEGVRRLSLRGPGRVGLTDTHVVQIG; from the exons ATGCTGAACCACGCCACCCAGAGG GTCATGGAGGCGGAGCAGACCAAGACGCGGAGCGAGCTGGTGCACAAGGAGACGGCGGCGCGCTACAACGCGGCCATGGGCCGCATGCGGCAGCTGGAGAAGAAGCTCAAGCGGGCCATCAACAAGTCCAA GCCTTACTTTGAACTCAAGGCAAAGTACTACCTGCAGCTGGAG CAGCTGAAAAAGACGGTGGACGAGCTGCAGGCCAAGCTGGCCCTGGCCAAGGGCGAGTACAAGACGGCGCTGCGGAACCTGGAGACCATCTCGGACGAGATCCACGAGCGGCGGCGCTCTGGCGCCATGGGGCCCCGCGGGCGCGGCGTCGGTGCCGAGGGCGGAGCTGTGCCAGCCGAGGGCCTGGCGGAGCGCAAGCCTGAAGCCGACGCCGTTTCCG TGGCCTCTGAGGCCTTCGAAGATGACAACTGCAGCGCCTTTGTGTCTGAGGATGACTCGgaaacccagtccctgtccagtTTCAGCTCGGGGCCCACGAGCCCATCGGAGACGCCCGAGCAGTTCCCCGCGGCCGTGCGGCCTGCCAGCCTGGACCTGCCCAGCCCCGTGTCCCTGTCGGAGTTCGGGGTGCTGTTCCCGGGGCTGGGGCCCCGCAGCGAGTGCAGCGGGGCCTCGTCCCCCGAGTGCGAGGTGGAGCGAG GAGACAGAGCAGAGGGGGCAGAGAATAAGACGGGTGACAAGGTGGGCGGCCACCGGGGGCTGGGCAGCAGCAGCGGCGATGGCAGCAGGAGCCCCCCGAAGCCCGCGGGCCAGGCCCTGGAGGAAGGGGTGCGGCGGCTGTCCCTTCGGGGCCCCGGGCGTGTGGGCCTCACGGACACACACGTGGTACAGATCGGCTGA